A portion of the Edaphobacter bradus genome contains these proteins:
- a CDS encoding response regulator transcription factor — MRVLIVEDDAALGLFLQKGLKLEGHEVAWVGDGEAALERVESFRPDLMVLDLSLPRKDGTEVLEDLRGRYDGMAVLVLTGRSMVEERVKCLNLGADDCLLKPFSFHELTARCRALLRRKERFADPMLRHGDVALNRMERRVTRMGHAVELTVKEFSLLEYLMQRSGRCCSRAELLREVWQMSPDAGTNVVDVYINYLRKKLGAVGAESDAVFAVIETVRGEGYRMGGIKKLPIAESSYGVGAVLAGA, encoded by the coding sequence ATGCGGGTCTTGATTGTGGAAGATGATGCTGCCTTGGGGTTGTTTCTGCAGAAAGGTTTGAAGCTGGAAGGACATGAGGTTGCGTGGGTGGGAGATGGAGAGGCTGCGCTGGAGCGGGTCGAAAGCTTTCGACCGGACCTGATGGTGCTGGATCTGAGCCTTCCGCGCAAGGACGGTACGGAAGTCTTAGAAGATCTGCGCGGGCGGTACGACGGCATGGCTGTCCTGGTTCTGACCGGCAGGAGCATGGTCGAGGAGCGGGTAAAGTGCCTCAACCTGGGCGCAGATGACTGCCTGCTGAAGCCGTTCAGCTTTCATGAGCTGACGGCACGATGCAGAGCTCTGCTGCGCCGGAAGGAGCGGTTTGCCGATCCGATGCTGCGGCATGGTGATGTGGCGCTGAACCGAATGGAACGGCGTGTGACCAGGATGGGCCACGCGGTGGAGTTGACCGTGAAGGAGTTCAGCCTGCTGGAGTATCTGATGCAGCGGAGCGGACGCTGCTGCAGCCGGGCGGAGTTGCTGCGCGAGGTGTGGCAGATGTCCCCGGACGCAGGAACGAATGTGGTGGATGTGTATATCAACTACTTGCGGAAGAAACTGGGAGCGGTGGGAGCGGAGAGTGACGCCGTCTTCGCTGTGATCGAGACCGTTCGCGGTGAAGGGTATCGCATGGGTGGCATAAAGAAGCTGCCGATTGCCGAGAGCAGCTATGGTGTTGGCGCAGTTTTGGCGGGGGCATAG
- a CDS encoding sigma-54 dependent transcriptional regulator produces the protein MLNGAVAGRDEWTDGSALHAVAARTVVVASADAGLRQRLRASLTGLRWRVLEAGGGAEAIAQIEDSRPETLLVDSWLPDLEVSEFAGQLRVMYPAVELMRMDGAVEGQASRNPRRHELLHALREAQSAPATDTAAWITAPVAVPQAMAVRIAGEGAERGDEAYVREALPELVGSSEPMCGLARLIRLVAPRSTTVLIEGETGTGKEVVAKALHRLSQRANKPFVVLNCAAIPETLLEAELFGHTRGAFTGAVQSRTGRIEAAHGGTLFLDEIGEMPLALQAKMLRFLECGELQRVGDNETVRVDVRVIAATHQPLEQRSEEGSFRLDLYHRLAVFPIEVPALRDRMEDLGLLAEYFLERMGREMPRKRLNAEALAKLCEHRWPGNVRELMHVLERGAILAEERMEIGAEEIRWRRVRS, from the coding sequence ATGCTGAACGGAGCAGTTGCAGGGAGAGACGAGTGGACGGATGGCAGTGCGCTTCACGCAGTCGCGGCACGGACGGTCGTGGTTGCGAGCGCAGATGCGGGGCTGCGGCAGCGGCTGCGCGCTTCGTTGACTGGGCTGCGGTGGCGTGTTCTGGAAGCTGGGGGAGGAGCCGAGGCGATTGCGCAGATTGAGGACTCGCGCCCGGAAACATTGTTAGTAGATAGTTGGCTGCCGGACCTGGAGGTGAGCGAGTTCGCCGGGCAACTGCGGGTGATGTATCCGGCGGTGGAACTGATGCGGATGGATGGCGCAGTGGAAGGACAGGCTTCGCGGAATCCTCGGCGGCATGAGCTGCTGCATGCGCTGCGCGAGGCGCAGAGTGCGCCGGCGACCGATACGGCAGCTTGGATAACAGCTCCTGTGGCTGTGCCGCAGGCGATGGCTGTGCGGATTGCGGGGGAGGGGGCTGAACGTGGGGACGAGGCGTACGTGCGGGAGGCGTTGCCGGAACTGGTTGGCTCGAGCGAGCCTATGTGCGGGCTGGCGAGGTTGATTCGGCTGGTGGCCCCGCGGTCGACGACTGTGCTGATTGAGGGCGAGACGGGAACGGGAAAGGAAGTTGTGGCGAAGGCGCTGCATCGGCTGAGCCAGCGTGCCAATAAGCCGTTTGTTGTGTTGAATTGCGCAGCGATTCCTGAGACGTTACTAGAGGCTGAGTTATTTGGACATACTCGGGGAGCCTTTACGGGGGCTGTGCAGTCGAGGACCGGGCGAATTGAAGCGGCGCATGGAGGGACGCTGTTTCTGGATGAGATTGGAGAGATGCCGCTGGCGCTGCAGGCGAAGATGCTCCGCTTTCTGGAGTGCGGGGAGTTGCAACGCGTAGGAGACAACGAGACGGTGCGGGTGGATGTGAGGGTGATCGCGGCGACGCATCAGCCACTGGAACAGAGGTCGGAAGAGGGAAGCTTCCGGCTCGATCTCTATCATCGGCTCGCCGTGTTTCCGATTGAGGTTCCCGCGCTGCGTGATCGGATGGAGGATCTCGGGCTGCTTGCGGAGTACTTTCTGGAACGAATGGGACGAGAGATGCCGCGGAAACGGCTCAACGCCGAGGCTCTGGCAAAGCTGTGTGAACACCGGTGGCCCGGTAATGTGCGTGAGCTGATGCATGTGCTGGAGCGCGGTGCAATTCTGGCTGAGGAGCGGATGGAGATTGGAGCGGAGGAGATCCGATGGCGTCGAGTTCGGAGCTGA
- the flgB gene encoding flagellar basal body rod protein FlgB, protein MQVSTSLSDALERYLDLTSEQMKVTASNMANVDTPGYKTQGFDFEAEFARQMQSTVLSGDANVAQVQDVDGLVSRPDGNNVSMDRESMQLAKTQLQFRLGVELLKHEYSGVMSAIHAEAK, encoded by the coding sequence ATGCAGGTTTCGACTTCGTTGAGCGATGCGCTGGAACGGTACCTCGATCTGACGAGCGAGCAGATGAAGGTCACGGCCAGCAATATGGCCAACGTCGATACGCCTGGATACAAGACTCAGGGTTTCGATTTTGAAGCGGAGTTTGCGCGGCAGATGCAGAGCACGGTGCTTTCGGGCGATGCAAACGTTGCGCAGGTGCAGGATGTCGATGGCCTGGTGTCGCGCCCGGATGGAAACAACGTCTCGATGGACCGGGAGTCGATGCAACTGGCGAAGACGCAGTTGCAGTTTCGGCTTGGGGTGGAGCTTTTAAAGCATGAGTATTCGGGCGTGATGAGCGCGATCCACGCGGAGGCCAAATAG
- the flgC gene encoding flagellar basal body rod protein FlgC: protein MNLFGVMDVSASALKAERVRAEVVASNMANAETTRTAEGGPYQRRHVVFEAEGDSSFQSSFVSHLGTNLGLNGLGGSVTAANAVSGGVAVTGVISDASAPLRRYDPQHPDAGPDGYVAYPDINPLTEMVDLMGATRSYGMNTSAVQAEKNMVSSSLDILK from the coding sequence ATGAATCTCTTCGGCGTGATGGATGTGAGCGCCTCGGCATTGAAGGCAGAGAGAGTGCGGGCTGAGGTGGTTGCTTCCAATATGGCAAACGCTGAGACGACTCGAACTGCCGAGGGCGGGCCTTATCAGCGGCGGCATGTGGTCTTTGAGGCGGAGGGTGACAGCAGCTTTCAGAGCTCGTTCGTGAGTCATCTGGGGACGAATTTGGGATTGAATGGGCTGGGCGGGAGCGTGACTGCTGCGAATGCAGTCTCGGGCGGCGTTGCGGTGACGGGCGTAATCAGCGATGCGAGCGCACCGCTGCGCAGGTATGACCCGCAGCATCCGGACGCTGGGCCGGATGGGTATGTGGCGTATCCGGACATCAATCCGCTGACGGAGATGGTGGACCTGATGGGAGCGACGCGGTCGTATGGGATGAACACTTCGGCGGTCCAGGCGGAGAAGAATATGGTTTCGTCGTCGCTGGACATTTTGAAGTAG
- the fliE gene encoding flagellar hook-basal body complex protein FliE, with protein MSAGITGNLSSSPASAGHSVASAGTSREASGGVPFAGFFRSMVEQTSALDQQASQAVTGLLSGQGVEIHDAMIATQKADMAFELALQVRNKAVAAYQQMMGMQF; from the coding sequence ATGAGCGCAGGGATCACAGGAAATTTGAGCAGCAGTCCGGCGAGCGCTGGTCATAGTGTGGCATCGGCCGGAACTAGTCGGGAGGCTTCGGGGGGAGTTCCGTTTGCGGGCTTCTTTCGTTCGATGGTGGAGCAGACGAGCGCCCTCGATCAGCAGGCGTCGCAGGCTGTGACGGGGTTGCTAAGTGGGCAGGGAGTGGAGATTCACGACGCAATGATTGCGACGCAAAAGGCAGACATGGCGTTTGAACTGGCGCTGCAGGTGAGGAATAAGGCTGTGGCCGCGTACCAGCAGATGATGGGGATGCAGTTTTAG
- the fliF gene encoding flagellar basal-body MS-ring/collar protein FliF: MAETDQTTSGLQRVGQSAGGAAKGVVPPAAKALEMVSALRQRVIALPPGKRAWLLASAAFLAAMCGVMMWYAGRTDWRVLFSGLDGKDVQQVAQELSAAGVPYQTTADNAGVQVPAEMLDKARMEVAAKGMPQTGRLGFEIFDKPNWVGSEFDEKVNYQRALEGELEHTIETLGVVRSARVHLVLPQQSLFASEERAAKASVVLKLKRASLEREQADSIRSLVAGAVDNLSVDNVTLVDADGRANMKPRSKDGAEADVEQQMESKLVAMLEPLAGRDNVRATVNVSYDEGNEERTDEVYDPNQTATLTMQKSEQTSVQPGRASGVPGTASNSPAGAPVGAVQGSQAAAAPGTPPLLQKEALPVYPQQGAGAGQSLHQESGTYGVTKHLVHLEEGPGRVRRVTAAVVVNDRSAAEGTGKAAHVVWRPRNADEMRRLEELAQAAVGFDARRGDQVVVENVSFSSNAPEVKPPVMEKMMDETRGLLHTQPGLARTAVAGLCGVLLVLFVLRPVARQMTATLREPVLLGAGSEAEEPRPMSDPQIEQKVLEKAEAFRPLQSTMQAQASLHRQGVYEQVAEHIRREPVQSTRLLEAWIGSNEETD, from the coding sequence ATGGCAGAGACAGATCAGACGACATCGGGGTTGCAGCGGGTGGGGCAGAGCGCTGGAGGGGCGGCGAAGGGAGTTGTGCCGCCCGCAGCAAAGGCGCTTGAGATGGTATCGGCGCTGCGCCAGAGGGTGATTGCGCTGCCGCCGGGGAAGAGAGCGTGGCTGCTGGCGTCGGCGGCGTTTCTTGCCGCGATGTGCGGCGTGATGATGTGGTATGCGGGACGCACGGATTGGAGGGTGCTGTTCAGCGGCCTCGACGGCAAGGACGTGCAGCAGGTGGCGCAGGAGCTGTCTGCGGCAGGAGTCCCGTATCAGACGACGGCGGACAATGCGGGCGTACAGGTTCCCGCTGAGATGCTGGACAAGGCGCGGATGGAGGTCGCGGCGAAGGGGATGCCGCAGACGGGGAGGCTGGGGTTCGAGATATTCGACAAACCGAACTGGGTAGGCAGCGAGTTTGATGAGAAGGTGAACTACCAGAGAGCACTGGAAGGCGAACTGGAGCACACGATCGAGACGCTAGGAGTCGTACGATCAGCGCGGGTGCACCTTGTGTTGCCGCAGCAGTCGCTATTTGCTTCCGAAGAGAGAGCGGCGAAGGCCTCTGTCGTTTTGAAGCTGAAGCGAGCGTCGCTGGAGCGGGAGCAGGCGGATTCGATCCGCAGCCTGGTAGCGGGAGCGGTGGACAACCTGAGCGTCGACAATGTGACTCTGGTCGATGCGGATGGCCGCGCGAACATGAAGCCGAGATCGAAGGACGGTGCAGAGGCAGATGTGGAGCAGCAGATGGAGTCGAAGCTGGTGGCGATGCTGGAGCCGCTGGCGGGCCGCGACAATGTGCGTGCCACGGTGAATGTGAGCTACGACGAGGGCAATGAAGAGCGAACCGACGAAGTCTACGACCCGAACCAGACGGCGACGCTGACGATGCAGAAGAGCGAGCAGACCTCGGTGCAGCCGGGGCGGGCATCGGGGGTGCCGGGAACGGCGAGCAACTCGCCAGCGGGGGCGCCGGTTGGCGCGGTGCAGGGATCGCAGGCAGCGGCTGCTCCTGGGACTCCGCCGCTGTTGCAGAAGGAGGCGCTGCCGGTGTATCCGCAGCAGGGAGCGGGTGCCGGGCAGAGTCTCCATCAAGAGAGCGGAACGTATGGTGTGACGAAGCACCTTGTCCACCTGGAAGAAGGGCCCGGCCGAGTGCGGCGAGTGACGGCTGCTGTGGTTGTGAATGATCGCAGCGCGGCTGAAGGCACAGGTAAGGCGGCGCATGTGGTCTGGAGGCCGAGGAATGCGGATGAGATGCGGAGGCTGGAGGAGTTGGCGCAGGCGGCCGTGGGGTTCGATGCCAGGCGCGGCGATCAGGTTGTTGTGGAGAATGTGAGCTTCAGCTCCAACGCACCTGAAGTGAAGCCACCAGTGATGGAGAAGATGATGGATGAGACGCGTGGCCTGCTCCACACGCAGCCTGGGTTGGCTCGCACGGCAGTTGCGGGGCTTTGCGGTGTGTTGCTGGTTCTCTTTGTGCTGCGTCCTGTGGCACGCCAGATGACAGCGACGCTCCGCGAGCCGGTCCTGTTGGGCGCGGGGTCAGAGGCCGAGGAGCCCAGACCGATGTCTGATCCGCAGATTGAGCAGAAGGTTCTGGAAAAAGCTGAGGCGTTCCGGCCATTGCAGTCGACCATGCAGGCGCAGGCTTCGCTGCATCGGCAGGGAGTCTATGAACAGGTTGCAGAACACATTCGGCGTGAACCTGTGCAAAGTACGCGACTGCTGGAGGCGTGGATTGGGTCGAATGAGGAGACGGATTAA
- the fliG gene encoding flagellar motor switch protein FliG, producing the protein MGTAMQMAAGMQRNSLLLPEESGFEPAELPGLRKAAILMVALGDELAKTLFQSLTETDIHRVTEEITRLGEIPANLLTQVLTEYYGLLETQQYMVRGGPEFAIKVLTEAFGAIRAEALLSQVKKIRERTTGDMAMLQKMEPQQLSKFLETEHPQTIALVLAHLDAKRGSTVLMELPVPMRVDVVRRLAEMRQFSPEMAQKVALVLHRRMEGMGNGARKSYSGCKAVAELLNRVDEASSKGILEEIEQQQPQLAIGIRNLMFTFEDLLTVPAESIREFVAAADKRVLATALKGGRENLRAHLFKAMSSRAVEMLKEDMEAMGPVRMKDVSLAQQELLAMARQLESEGRMMLKMEMDDDIAV; encoded by the coding sequence ATGGGAACGGCTATGCAGATGGCGGCAGGTATGCAGCGCAATTCACTGCTGCTGCCGGAGGAATCAGGGTTTGAGCCGGCAGAGCTGCCGGGGCTGCGCAAGGCGGCGATCCTGATGGTGGCTCTGGGAGACGAATTGGCGAAGACTCTGTTTCAGAGCCTTACAGAGACGGACATTCATCGCGTGACAGAGGAGATTACGCGGCTGGGAGAGATTCCCGCGAATCTTTTGACGCAGGTGTTGACCGAGTATTACGGGTTGCTGGAGACGCAGCAGTATATGGTGCGCGGCGGCCCGGAGTTTGCGATCAAGGTCCTGACGGAAGCCTTCGGGGCGATCCGGGCTGAGGCGTTGCTGTCGCAGGTAAAGAAGATTCGCGAGCGCACGACCGGCGATATGGCAATGCTGCAAAAGATGGAACCGCAGCAGTTGAGCAAGTTTCTTGAGACGGAGCATCCGCAGACCATCGCTCTGGTGCTTGCGCATCTGGACGCGAAGCGTGGATCGACGGTGCTGATGGAGCTACCGGTACCGATGCGAGTCGATGTAGTGCGGCGGCTGGCGGAGATGAGGCAGTTCTCCCCAGAGATGGCACAGAAGGTCGCGCTGGTGCTGCATCGTCGCATGGAGGGGATGGGAAATGGAGCGCGGAAATCGTACTCGGGGTGCAAGGCTGTGGCGGAGCTGCTGAACCGGGTAGATGAGGCGTCAAGTAAGGGAATTCTCGAGGAGATCGAGCAGCAGCAGCCCCAGCTTGCGATCGGAATCCGGAACCTGATGTTTACGTTTGAAGATCTGCTGACGGTTCCCGCGGAGAGCATTCGCGAGTTTGTTGCGGCGGCGGATAAGAGGGTGCTCGCGACCGCTCTGAAAGGCGGACGCGAGAACCTGAGAGCCCATCTCTTCAAAGCGATGAGTTCGCGCGCGGTAGAGATGCTGAAAGAAGACATGGAGGCGATGGGGCCGGTACGGATGAAGGATGTAAGCCTGGCTCAGCAGGAGCTTCTTGCCATGGCACGGCAACTAGAGAGCGAGGGCAGGATGATGCTGAAGATGGAGATGGATGATGACATCGCAGTCTGA
- a CDS encoding FliH/SctL family protein: MMTSQSDRMLEDIVPTRLLAGEPHHACEVMRLEFRSADAETEQAGMEAAQITPAEDDAVRTVARLTALNQRLESEAEQLRERIEAARTENMNARTEWQAELEQSVAVERERVAKFCAQFERERARYFAGVEAEVVRLALAIAARVLHREVRLDPLLLAGVVRVALENISDSSTAVLRVPAAEQETWREAFAARKDVAVQVAGDDRLRNGECVLESEVGNVELGVGAQLDEIERGFFDLLEKRPA; this comes from the coding sequence ATGATGACATCGCAGTCTGACAGGATGCTGGAAGATATTGTGCCAACGAGGCTGCTGGCTGGAGAGCCGCATCATGCATGTGAAGTTATGCGGCTTGAGTTTCGGTCGGCCGATGCTGAGACGGAACAGGCGGGCATGGAGGCTGCTCAGATCACACCTGCTGAGGACGATGCGGTGCGGACGGTAGCAAGACTGACAGCGTTGAATCAGCGGCTCGAGTCAGAGGCAGAGCAGCTCCGAGAGCGCATCGAGGCTGCGCGCACGGAGAACATGAACGCTCGTACAGAATGGCAGGCGGAATTGGAGCAGAGCGTTGCAGTGGAGCGGGAAAGAGTCGCTAAGTTCTGCGCCCAGTTTGAACGAGAGCGTGCGCGGTACTTTGCCGGCGTGGAAGCAGAGGTGGTGAGGCTGGCGTTGGCGATTGCGGCACGAGTACTGCATCGTGAGGTCAGGCTCGATCCTCTGTTGCTGGCGGGAGTCGTGAGAGTGGCCCTTGAGAACATCAGTGACTCGAGTACGGCAGTGTTGCGTGTTCCTGCTGCAGAGCAGGAGACGTGGCGAGAGGCGTTTGCCGCAAGGAAGGATGTCGCGGTGCAGGTCGCGGGTGATGATCGGTTACGCAACGGAGAGTGTGTGCTGGAGTCAGAGGTCGGCAATGTGGAACTGGGAGTAGGCGCACAACTGGATGAGATTGAGAGAGGCTTCTTTGACTTGCTGGAGAAGAGGCCGGCGTGA
- a CDS encoding FliI/YscN family ATPase: MTVGAEDIERIGRASLAPYFARLCDRPAWRWCGRVVEANGQTIESDGPVCSVGECCEIVDREGVRHQAEVIGFRGKRVLAMPLRATQGIRYGDAILATSQTPGIAVSERMAGRVLDAIGSPLDEIGSIAAERMWRLDGAVPHPMKRVTITEPLQTGVKVLDGMLTVGRGQRIGIFGGSGVGKSTLIGMMTRNTEADLTVVGLVGERGREVRDFIEDSLGEDGRRRSVVVVSTSDQSPLLRMRAAMAATSVAEFYAAQGKHVLLVLDSLTRYAMAAREIGLAAGEPPASKGYTPSVFTRLAKLVERAGNFEKGSVTAFYTVLMEGDDQQDPIVDAVRSFLDGHVVLSRRMASAGWYPPVDVLDSLSRLMPAVTTNEHRTKAMKARRLLAAHARSEDLIRIGAYKAGTDEELDRALSAMPGLRRFLEQGSTERVTMAETVAQLAAMEL; the protein is encoded by the coding sequence GTGACCGTTGGAGCCGAGGACATCGAGCGGATCGGGCGAGCCAGCCTGGCTCCGTATTTTGCGCGGCTGTGTGATAGGCCGGCGTGGCGATGGTGCGGCCGCGTGGTGGAGGCAAACGGACAGACGATCGAATCGGACGGGCCGGTGTGCTCGGTCGGAGAGTGCTGCGAGATCGTCGACCGCGAGGGTGTGCGGCATCAGGCCGAGGTGATTGGCTTTCGCGGCAAGCGGGTGCTCGCTATGCCCCTTAGAGCGACACAGGGAATCCGGTACGGTGACGCGATTCTGGCTACAAGCCAAACGCCGGGTATCGCAGTAAGCGAGCGAATGGCAGGAAGAGTGTTGGATGCGATAGGGAGCCCTTTGGATGAGATTGGCTCGATCGCAGCCGAAAGAATGTGGCGTTTGGATGGAGCGGTGCCGCATCCGATGAAACGAGTCACAATTACCGAGCCGTTGCAGACCGGTGTAAAGGTACTCGACGGCATGCTGACTGTAGGACGCGGGCAGAGGATAGGCATCTTTGGTGGTTCTGGAGTCGGCAAGAGCACGCTGATTGGAATGATGACTCGGAACACGGAGGCGGACCTTACTGTCGTTGGGCTGGTGGGGGAACGTGGACGTGAAGTCCGCGACTTCATTGAGGATTCGCTTGGTGAGGATGGGCGGAGGCGTTCGGTGGTCGTAGTGTCGACGTCGGACCAGAGCCCGTTGCTGCGAATGCGCGCAGCGATGGCGGCGACTTCAGTGGCAGAGTTCTACGCGGCGCAGGGGAAACATGTGCTGCTGGTTCTGGATTCGCTGACACGGTATGCGATGGCGGCTCGCGAGATAGGGCTGGCGGCAGGAGAGCCCCCGGCGAGCAAAGGGTACACTCCGAGCGTCTTCACGCGGCTTGCAAAGCTCGTAGAGCGCGCGGGCAACTTTGAAAAAGGAAGCGTGACGGCTTTTTATACCGTGCTGATGGAGGGTGATGATCAACAGGATCCAATTGTGGATGCAGTTCGATCGTTTCTCGATGGGCATGTCGTGCTGTCGCGGCGCATGGCCAGCGCGGGATGGTATCCGCCGGTGGACGTGCTTGACTCGCTGAGCAGGCTGATGCCTGCTGTCACGACGAACGAGCATCGTACGAAGGCGATGAAGGCGCGGAGGTTGCTTGCTGCACATGCACGGTCTGAGGACCTGATTCGCATTGGCGCATATAAAGCGGGCACAGATGAGGAACTGGACCGCGCACTGTCTGCGATGCCTGGGTTACGGCGCTTTCTTGAGCAAGGAAGTACTGAGCGTGTGACGATGGCCGAAACCGTGGCCCAACTTGCGGCGATGGAGTTGTAG
- a CDS encoding flagellar hook capping FlgD N-terminal domain-containing protein, producing the protein MDVNSITSGNSAAAARVASSLGPARAKDAAQSSGTSSTSSSSGNSTITSNDFLTLLVSELKNQDPTQPTDPASYIQQLVGVNSLQQLISINQGISTLTSGIATSTTPTNQ; encoded by the coding sequence ATGGATGTGAATTCAATAACGAGCGGGAACTCGGCCGCAGCGGCAAGAGTGGCATCCTCACTCGGGCCGGCACGTGCAAAGGATGCCGCGCAGAGCAGTGGAACCAGCAGCACGAGTTCGTCCTCGGGTAACTCGACTATTACCTCAAACGATTTTCTGACTCTGCTTGTGAGCGAACTGAAGAACCAGGACCCGACCCAGCCGACAGATCCAGCCTCGTATATTCAGCAGCTGGTGGGAGTGAATAGCCTGCAGCAGTTGATTTCGATCAATCAGGGAATCAGTACGCTGACGAGCGGGATTGCGACGAGCACGACTCCTACCAATCAGTAG
- a CDS encoding flagellar hook protein FlgE: MGSFSIALSGLQADTVALNTIGNNLANLNTTAFKEQGTTFEDLFHQQIGTSGSNNPLQVGVGTRVSGTPTSFLQGTLLPTGSSKDMALSGDGFFVVQRGGVESLTRAGNFQLSQSGSLQTVDGQQVMGYGTSNGAVNLNGGLVPLVIPVGTTEAAQGTQNFSVTANLNAASSVGTQFTTPLTMYDSLGASHDVTVTYTKTGANTWGYSVTMPAGDAAGAVNNGGTLTFDANGQLISPAGNVAGIQFTGLTDGASNMSLNWNLYSGGSPTISQSTSASTNTASNQDGFASGTYQSFSVDSNGVITATFSNDHTMTIGQVAVARVANTQGLAMTGNNNYVTTAASGAASIGVAGAGGRATIEDSALEQSNVDISTEFSNLIVAQRAFEANSKTITAFDSVTQATIGMIR, translated from the coding sequence ATGGGATCATTTTCAATTGCACTAAGCGGGTTGCAGGCCGATACGGTCGCACTGAATACGATCGGCAACAATCTTGCAAACCTCAACACGACAGCCTTCAAGGAGCAGGGGACTACCTTTGAGGATCTGTTTCATCAGCAGATCGGAACCTCGGGCTCGAACAATCCACTGCAGGTTGGAGTGGGAACGAGGGTCTCGGGGACTCCGACAAGCTTTTTGCAAGGAACCCTTCTGCCGACTGGGAGTTCGAAGGATATGGCCTTGAGCGGAGATGGATTCTTTGTCGTTCAGCGGGGAGGGGTAGAGTCGCTGACGCGGGCAGGCAACTTCCAGTTGAGCCAGAGCGGGAGCCTACAGACGGTGGATGGGCAACAGGTGATGGGTTACGGCACCAGCAATGGAGCTGTGAATCTGAATGGTGGTTTAGTGCCGCTCGTGATTCCGGTGGGAACAACCGAGGCCGCGCAGGGGACACAGAACTTCTCCGTTACTGCGAACCTGAACGCTGCATCCAGTGTAGGCACGCAGTTCACGACGCCACTGACCATGTATGACTCACTCGGCGCCAGCCATGATGTGACAGTGACCTACACCAAGACAGGAGCAAATACCTGGGGCTACTCAGTTACGATGCCTGCCGGCGATGCGGCCGGTGCAGTAAACAATGGGGGCACGTTGACCTTTGACGCGAATGGCCAGCTCATCTCGCCTGCAGGGAACGTGGCCGGGATTCAGTTTACCGGCCTGACAGATGGCGCAAGCAACATGAGCCTCAACTGGAATCTTTATAGCGGAGGCAGTCCGACGATTTCGCAATCGACCTCAGCTTCAACAAACACGGCCAGCAATCAGGATGGGTTTGCCAGCGGTACGTATCAGAGCTTTTCGGTGGACTCAAATGGAGTGATAACGGCGACTTTCAGCAACGACCACACCATGACGATCGGACAAGTCGCCGTGGCAAGAGTTGCCAACACCCAGGGACTGGCAATGACCGGGAATAACAACTATGTGACGACAGCGGCTTCCGGGGCTGCGAGTATAGGTGTCGCAGGCGCAGGAGGACGCGCTACGATTGAGGACTCTGCATTGGAACAATCTAATGTGGATATCTCGACGGAGTTTTCGAACCTGATTGTGGCACAACGAGCGTTTGAGGCGAACTCGAAGACGATTACAGCCTTCGACTCGGTAACGCAGGCGACGATCGGCATGATCCGGTAA
- a CDS encoding flagellar basal body-associated FliL family protein, whose amino-acid sequence MATAQITQPKSESGKVPLVAVLIAVVLGTTLSAVAVVGALYYFVRSGRLPLPGGAAARVEPNAPVETHATVLEPLLVNLADEGGAAYLRIGISLSVADVAGQSAKAKEGKGDSGKQDKGPEASLRDTALAVLGSQTSAELLAPDGKERLKSELKQAFDAHNPEIKVVNLYFTDFLVQR is encoded by the coding sequence ATGGCTACTGCTCAAATTACTCAACCGAAGTCCGAATCGGGAAAAGTGCCGCTCGTCGCGGTGCTGATCGCTGTTGTTCTGGGAACAACACTCTCGGCGGTCGCGGTCGTGGGGGCGCTTTACTATTTTGTTCGCTCTGGCCGGCTCCCATTGCCAGGAGGTGCTGCGGCGAGAGTTGAGCCGAACGCGCCGGTGGAGACACATGCGACGGTGCTTGAGCCTCTCCTGGTCAATCTGGCTGATGAAGGTGGGGCTGCTTACCTTCGGATCGGGATCAGCCTGAGCGTGGCAGATGTGGCGGGACAGTCGGCAAAGGCAAAAGAAGGCAAAGGCGACAGTGGAAAGCAGGACAAGGGACCTGAGGCGTCTCTGCGGGATACAGCGCTGGCCGTTCTTGGAAGTCAAACGTCCGCCGAACTGTTGGCTCCGGATGGCAAGGAGCGCCTGAAGAGTGAGTTGAAGCAGGCCTTCGACGCTCATAACCCGGAGATCAAAGTGGTGAATCTCTATTTCACGGATTTTCTTGTCCAGCGCTAA
- a CDS encoding FliM/FliN family flagellar motor C-terminal domain-containing protein: protein MLAKQAVRISAEIALKQFRVCDLLGLQQGQVFETAWPESEDVPLMAGKVQLAWSEFEVADHQLVVRLTRLA from the coding sequence GTGCTGGCCAAACAGGCAGTGAGGATTTCAGCCGAGATCGCGTTGAAGCAATTTCGTGTGTGCGACCTGCTGGGCTTGCAGCAGGGCCAGGTGTTTGAGACGGCGTGGCCGGAGTCGGAGGATGTTCCTTTGATGGCGGGCAAAGTGCAACTGGCGTGGAGCGAGTTTGAGGTCGCAGATCATCAACTCGTCGTTCGATTGACACGACTGGCGTAG